In one Bradyrhizobium cosmicum genomic region, the following are encoded:
- a CDS encoding ABC transporter ATP-binding protein yields the protein MDAGMVTPSPALVRFSGIQKTYDGEHLVVKNLDLDIRKGEFITLLGPSGSGKTTTLMMLAGFEVPTQGEIYLAERPIRNVPPHKRDIGMVFQNYALFPHLTIAENIAFPLSVRNTSKAEVQERVSAALRMIKMETLAHRRPGQLSGGQQQRVALARALVFNPQLVLMDEPLGALDKRLREQMQLEIKQLHETMGITIVYVTHDQSEALTMSDRIAVFNDGVVQQIDRPDALYEHPVNSFVAHFIGENNVLAGTVETVDNQFCRVALAAGGTVTARAVNVSAAGASTSLSVRPERIAIIPDSVSSDGPNRLPAKVRNTIYLGDHALAVLDVAGNGEFMVKLQPGAHGELRHGENVFITFRPEDCLALDPV from the coding sequence ATGGACGCCGGCATGGTCACGCCTTCGCCGGCACTGGTACGGTTTTCCGGCATTCAGAAGACCTATGATGGCGAGCACCTCGTGGTGAAGAACCTCGATCTCGACATCAGGAAGGGCGAGTTCATCACCCTGCTCGGCCCATCGGGCTCGGGCAAGACGACCACGCTGATGATGCTGGCTGGCTTCGAGGTTCCGACCCAGGGCGAGATCTACCTCGCGGAACGGCCGATCAGGAACGTGCCGCCGCACAAGCGCGACATCGGCATGGTGTTCCAGAACTATGCCTTGTTCCCGCACCTGACGATCGCGGAGAACATCGCCTTCCCGCTGTCCGTTCGCAACACGAGCAAGGCCGAAGTGCAGGAGCGCGTCAGCGCGGCGTTGCGGATGATCAAGATGGAAACCCTGGCGCACCGGCGCCCCGGGCAGCTGTCCGGCGGTCAGCAGCAGCGCGTGGCGCTGGCCCGCGCGCTGGTTTTCAATCCGCAACTCGTGCTGATGGACGAGCCCCTTGGCGCCCTCGACAAACGCCTGCGGGAGCAGATGCAGCTGGAGATCAAGCAACTGCACGAGACGATGGGCATCACGATCGTCTATGTCACCCACGATCAGAGCGAAGCGCTCACCATGTCGGACCGCATCGCCGTGTTCAACGACGGCGTCGTGCAGCAGATCGACAGGCCGGACGCGCTGTATGAGCATCCGGTGAACAGCTTCGTCGCCCACTTCATCGGCGAGAACAACGTGCTGGCCGGAACCGTCGAGACGGTCGACAACCAATTTTGTCGCGTCGCGTTGGCCGCTGGCGGCACCGTTACTGCACGGGCGGTCAATGTCTCGGCCGCGGGCGCATCGACCTCGCTGTCGGTACGGCCGGAGCGGATCGCCATCATCCCCGACAGCGTCTCCAGCGATGGACCGAACCGGCTGCCGGCCAAGGTGCGAAACACCATCTATCTCGGCGACCACGCGCTTGCCGTGCTCGATGTCGCCGGCAACGGGGAGTTCATGGTCAAGCTTCAGCCGGGGGCGCATGGCGAATTGAGACATGGCGAGAACGTGTTCATCACCTTTCGTCCCGAGGACTGCCTGGCCCTCGACCCAGTCTGA
- a CDS encoding DUF4403 family protein, whose protein sequence is MRLALNLKTVLIAVAVLAVSFFVSLKAMDWLAPRATNSAPPVAQLPPLPPAAKSSIVVAPVAIALSAIREQAEKAAPRNFAGKADNPISQILENADIGWSAVRGPMAAAGDKDVLTISTPLNGKLNVTGSLSSKATGALGDALGSVLGGDAAKRIGAINIKNLNASAEIRGNVIVTSRPKLAANWHLEPNLGAQVNLGDTNLNVSGAKVNVPAQVKPLIDKNVGEQINIVSERIRNDPSLRENAKLQWAKACRSIALQGSGASAALPPLWLEMKPVRAIAAQPRVDAQNVTLLLGLELETRVTSTPTKPDCPFPDKISIVPPTGTGVNIGVPIDVPFTEINKLIAAQMVGHTYPEDGSGPVDVTVKSVNVVPSGERLLISLLVRAKEKKSWLGLGAEATVHIWGRPMLDQAQQTLRLADIQLAVESEAAFGLLGAAARAVVPQLQQTLVQKATLDLKPIAANAREKIAAAIADYQKSEDGLKVDAKIDSLTLADIAFDSKTLRVVAEAGGTLNVFVTKLSGM, encoded by the coding sequence ATGCGACTCGCGTTGAATCTGAAGACTGTTCTGATCGCCGTGGCTGTGCTCGCGGTGTCGTTCTTCGTCAGCCTGAAGGCGATGGACTGGCTGGCGCCGCGCGCGACGAATTCGGCGCCGCCGGTCGCGCAATTGCCGCCACTGCCCCCGGCTGCGAAGAGTTCGATCGTGGTCGCACCGGTCGCGATCGCGCTGTCGGCGATCCGCGAACAGGCGGAGAAAGCAGCGCCGCGCAATTTCGCCGGCAAGGCCGACAATCCGATCTCGCAGATCCTGGAGAATGCCGACATCGGCTGGTCCGCCGTGCGCGGGCCGATGGCAGCTGCCGGCGACAAGGACGTGCTGACGATCTCGACGCCGCTCAACGGCAAGCTGAACGTCACGGGCTCGCTGTCGTCGAAAGCCACCGGCGCGCTCGGCGACGCGCTCGGCAGCGTGCTCGGCGGCGACGCCGCGAAACGGATCGGCGCGATCAACATCAAGAACTTGAACGCCAGCGCCGAGATCAGGGGCAACGTCATCGTCACCTCGCGCCCGAAGCTCGCGGCGAACTGGCATCTCGAGCCCAATCTCGGGGCGCAGGTCAATCTCGGCGACACCAACCTCAACGTCTCCGGCGCCAAGGTCAACGTGCCGGCGCAGGTGAAGCCGCTGATCGACAAGAATGTCGGCGAGCAGATCAACATCGTCTCCGAGCGCATCCGCAACGATCCCTCGCTGCGTGAGAATGCGAAGCTGCAATGGGCCAAGGCCTGCCGCTCGATCGCGCTGCAGGGCTCCGGCGCCTCCGCCGCGCTGCCGCCGCTCTGGCTGGAGATGAAGCCGGTCCGCGCCATCGCGGCGCAGCCGCGCGTCGACGCGCAGAACGTGACGCTGCTGCTCGGCCTCGAGCTCGAGACGCGCGTGACCTCGACACCGACCAAGCCGGACTGCCCGTTCCCCGACAAGATTTCGATCGTGCCGCCGACCGGCACCGGCGTGAACATCGGCGTGCCGATCGACGTCCCCTTCACCGAGATCAACAAGCTGATCGCGGCACAGATGGTCGGCCACACCTATCCCGAGGACGGCTCCGGCCCGGTCGACGTCACCGTGAAGAGCGTCAACGTGGTCCCGTCGGGCGAGCGTCTGCTGATCTCGCTGCTGGTGCGCGCGAAGGAAAAGAAGAGCTGGCTCGGCCTTGGCGCTGAAGCCACCGTGCACATCTGGGGCCGGCCGATGCTCGACCAGGCACAGCAGACGCTGCGGCTTGCTGACATCCAGCTTGCGGTGGAATCCGAGGCGGCCTTCGGCCTCTTGGGCGCCGCCGCGCGCGCCGTGGTGCCGCAGCTCCAGCAGACGCTGGTGCAGAAGGCGACGCTCGACCTGAAGCCGATTGCCGCCAACGCCCGCGAAAAGATCGCAGCCGCGATCGCCGACTATCAGAAGAGCGAGGACGGCCTCAAGGTCGATGCGAAGATCGACAGCCTGACGCTCGCCGACATTGCCTTCGATTCCAAGACGCTGCGCGTGGTCGCCGAAGCCGGCGGCACGCTGAATGTGTTTGTGACGAAGCTGTCGGGGATGTAG
- a CDS encoding PQQ-binding-like beta-propeller repeat protein: protein MKRSAAEIVREYGPFAGVEAVHGVTYDGTHLWFASGDRLNAVDPDSGRIARSIDVAAHAGTAFDGRHLFQIAEDRIQKIDAATGKVLSTIPAPGGGGDSGLAWAEGSLWVGQYRERKIHQVDPETGNILRTIESRRFVTGVTWVDGELWHGTWEGEESDVRRIDPETGKVLEQLDLPAGTMVSGLESDGADRLFCGGGSRGNVRAVRRPRRG, encoded by the coding sequence ATGAAACGTTCAGCCGCCGAGATCGTCAGGGAGTACGGGCCGTTTGCCGGCGTCGAGGCCGTGCATGGCGTCACCTATGACGGCACCCATCTCTGGTTCGCGTCCGGCGACAGACTGAACGCGGTCGATCCGGACAGCGGCAGGATCGCGCGCTCCATCGACGTCGCCGCGCATGCGGGAACGGCGTTCGACGGTCGTCATCTGTTCCAGATCGCCGAGGACCGCATCCAGAAGATCGATGCGGCGACCGGCAAGGTGCTCTCCACGATTCCGGCGCCGGGCGGCGGTGGCGATTCCGGATTGGCCTGGGCCGAGGGTTCGCTCTGGGTCGGTCAATATCGCGAGCGCAAGATCCACCAGGTCGATCCCGAAACGGGAAACATTCTCCGCACCATCGAAAGCAGGCGCTTCGTCACCGGCGTGACCTGGGTCGACGGCGAACTCTGGCACGGCACCTGGGAGGGCGAGGAAAGCGATGTCCGCCGGATCGACCCTGAGACCGGCAAGGTGCTCGAGCAGCTCGACCTGCCCGCCGGCACGATGGTGTCAGGATTGGAATCCGACGGCGCCGACCGCTTGTTCTGCGGCGGCGGCAGTCGCGGGAATGTGAGAGCGGTCCGCCGTCCGCGGCGCGGCTGA
- a CDS encoding helix-turn-helix domain-containing protein, translating into MESLITAAARALEAGDPLGALNRVALRNDAPSLALRGIAMAQLGDLPRAKTLLRSAARAFGPREAVARARCVVAEAEIALVSRDLSWPAKTLAAARATLEQHGDLANAAHAGHIEARRLLLVGRLDEAERTLAELVTCPLPPASQVVRELVRAGIAIRRLKTKDARAALGRAARAARQAGIPALEAEVESTRLVLDTPAARLIARGEARPLRLEQVEELAASGALVVDTFHNAVRQRSTVVSLGTRPVLFALARILAQAWPADVSREALMSGAFQARHVDDSHRARLRVEIGRLRAKLRPLADVSATRQGFALAPRKTRDVFVLARPVEEKHASVLAFLSDGEPWSSSALALALGSSARTVQRALDELARANKVQSFGQGRARRWMTPPVPGFPTGLLLPGPLLKT; encoded by the coding sequence ATGGAGTCGCTGATCACCGCTGCCGCGCGTGCGCTCGAGGCCGGCGATCCGCTCGGCGCGCTGAACCGCGTTGCGCTGCGCAACGACGCGCCGTCGCTGGCGCTGCGTGGCATCGCGATGGCGCAGCTCGGCGATCTTCCGAGGGCGAAGACGCTGCTGCGGAGCGCCGCGCGCGCCTTCGGTCCACGCGAGGCGGTGGCGCGCGCCAGATGCGTCGTGGCCGAAGCCGAGATCGCGCTGGTCTCGCGCGACCTGAGCTGGCCGGCGAAGACACTCGCGGCGGCGCGGGCCACGCTCGAACAGCACGGCGATCTCGCCAACGCGGCGCATGCCGGCCACATCGAGGCGCGCCGCCTCCTCCTTGTCGGGCGCCTCGACGAGGCCGAGCGCACGCTGGCCGAGCTGGTCACCTGCCCGCTTCCGCCGGCGTCGCAAGTCGTGCGCGAGCTCGTGCGCGCGGGCATCGCAATCAGACGCCTCAAGACGAAAGATGCGCGCGCAGCGCTTGGCCGCGCGGCGCGCGCCGCACGGCAGGCCGGCATCCCCGCGCTCGAAGCCGAAGTCGAAAGCACAAGGCTCGTTCTCGACACGCCCGCCGCGCGCTTGATCGCGCGCGGCGAGGCACGGCCGCTACGGCTCGAACAGGTCGAGGAGCTGGCGGCCTCCGGGGCACTCGTCGTGGACACGTTCCACAACGCCGTTCGCCAGCGAAGCACCGTCGTCTCGCTCGGCACGCGGCCGGTGCTGTTCGCACTCGCCCGCATCCTCGCGCAGGCATGGCCGGCGGATGTCTCGCGCGAGGCGCTGATGTCAGGGGCGTTTCAGGCCAGGCACGTCGATGACTCCCATCGCGCGCGCCTGCGGGTCGAGATCGGCCGCCTCCGCGCCAAGCTCAGGCCACTCGCCGATGTCAGCGCGACCAGGCAAGGCTTTGCGCTGGCACCGCGCAAGACGCGAGACGTGTTCGTGCTGGCACGGCCGGTCGAGGAGAAGCACGCCAGCGTCCTCGCCTTTCTCTCCGATGGCGAGCCGTGGTCGAGCTCGGCGCTCGCGTTGGCACTCGGCAGCAGCGCGCGCACGGTGCAGCGGGCGCTCGACGAGCTGGCACGCGCGAACAAGGTGCAATCGTTCGGACAGGGCCGCGCGCGGCGCTGGATGACCCCGCCCGTCCCCGGTTTCCCGACAGGCTTGTTACTCCCCGGACCGCTGCTGAAGACGTAA
- a CDS encoding DUF899 domain-containing protein, with the protein MMTSIDNAGTNGQTAMQTPPVVSPQDWEAARQQLLVKEKAHTRARDALAAERRRMPWMAVAKTYAFEGPGGKVSLADLFQGRRQLIVYRAFFEPGVFGWPDHACRGCSMVADQVAHVAHLNARDTTLVFASRAPQADIIRLKQRMGWTMPWVTITDSFDADFGVDEWHGTNVFFRDGTRIFRTYFVKSRGDEQMGGTWNYLDITPLGRQEVWEDSPKGYPQTPTYKWWNWHDSYAGAAPDQTWVEISDAGEKAFRREAAEGRD; encoded by the coding sequence ATGATGACATCAATAGACAACGCAGGGACGAACGGACAGACCGCCATGCAGACACCGCCGGTGGTGTCGCCGCAGGACTGGGAGGCCGCCCGTCAGCAACTGCTCGTGAAGGAAAAGGCGCATACCCGTGCCCGCGATGCGCTCGCCGCCGAGCGCCGGCGCATGCCGTGGATGGCAGTCGCCAAAACCTATGCGTTCGAGGGGCCCGGCGGCAAGGTCAGTCTGGCCGATCTGTTCCAGGGCCGGCGGCAGCTGATCGTCTACCGCGCCTTCTTCGAGCCCGGCGTGTTCGGCTGGCCCGATCACGCCTGTCGCGGCTGCTCCATGGTGGCCGACCAGGTCGCCCATGTCGCTCATTTGAACGCGCGCGACACCACGCTGGTGTTCGCCTCGCGCGCGCCGCAGGCCGACATCATCAGGCTGAAGCAGCGAATGGGCTGGACCATGCCGTGGGTCACCATCACCGACAGTTTCGACGCCGATTTCGGTGTCGATGAATGGCACGGCACCAACGTGTTCTTCCGCGACGGCACACGCATCTTCCGCACCTATTTCGTCAAGAGCCGCGGCGACGAGCAGATGGGCGGCACCTGGAACTATCTCGACATCACCCCGCTCGGCCGCCAGGAGGTCTGGGAGGATTCGCCGAAAGGCTATCCGCAGACGCCGACCTATAAATGGTGGAACTGGCACGACAGCTACGCGGGTGCGGCGCCCGACCAGACATGGGTGGAGATCTCGGACGCCGGCGAGAAGGCGTTCCGTCGGGAGGCCGCGGAAGGACGTGACTAA
- a CDS encoding c-type cytochrome, with the protein MQSHSQTSPGIWLRAIAGAGALTLLLSAPASLAQQPASDEGAQQAFNNSCRTCHSVKEGDNRLGPNLHNIVGRKAGALPDYNYSPSMKEAGFVWDQDKLTRFMVKPDEIVSGNKMQPYGGISADEAAKVAAYLQAAGGSQ; encoded by the coding sequence ATGCAATCACACTCGCAGACATCGCCAGGCATATGGCTGCGCGCGATCGCAGGCGCCGGAGCATTGACGCTGCTCCTCTCCGCGCCCGCCTCGCTCGCGCAGCAGCCGGCGAGCGACGAGGGCGCCCAACAGGCCTTCAACAATTCCTGCCGCACCTGTCACTCGGTGAAGGAGGGCGACAACCGCCTCGGCCCCAACCTCCACAACATCGTCGGCCGCAAGGCCGGCGCGCTGCCGGACTACAACTACTCGCCCTCGATGAAAGAGGCCGGCTTCGTCTGGGACCAGGACAAGCTCACGCGCTTCATGGTCAAGCCGGACGAAATCGTGTCCGGCAACAAGATGCAGCCCTATGGCGGCATCTCGGCGGATGAAGCGGCGAAGGTGGCTGCATATCTACAGGCGGCGGGCGGCTCGCAATAG
- a CDS encoding L,D-transpeptidase, whose product MFNLDSFKTFSRAAAVGAVAISAIAFAGSAKAAPVQIFPFFQPLPPIAAPQPFQPYQPYQAPTYQTEPSEDQDVVETPARFRRQTVAYATREAPGTIIIDTPNTYLYYVLGGGQALRYGIGVGRDGFTWSGVQSVTRKAEWPAWTPPAEMIARQPYLPRHMAGGPGNPLGARAMYLGGTIYRIHGTNAPETIGKRVSSGCIRLTNDDVTDLYSRVNVGTKVIVLPMTERRADLGAATR is encoded by the coding sequence ATGTTCAATCTGGATAGTTTCAAGACATTTTCGCGCGCCGCAGCTGTTGGCGCAGTTGCGATCTCCGCAATCGCGTTCGCCGGATCGGCCAAGGCCGCGCCGGTGCAGATTTTCCCGTTCTTCCAGCCGCTGCCGCCGATCGCCGCGCCACAACCGTTCCAGCCATATCAGCCCTATCAGGCGCCGACGTACCAGACCGAACCGTCCGAGGATCAGGACGTGGTCGAGACGCCGGCCCGTTTCCGCCGCCAGACCGTTGCCTACGCGACGCGTGAAGCGCCGGGCACCATCATCATCGATACGCCCAACACCTATCTCTATTACGTGCTCGGAGGCGGCCAGGCCCTGCGCTACGGCATCGGCGTCGGGCGCGACGGTTTCACCTGGTCCGGCGTGCAGTCGGTGACCCGGAAGGCCGAGTGGCCGGCCTGGACCCCGCCGGCGGAAATGATCGCCCGCCAGCCCTATCTGCCCCGCCACATGGCCGGCGGCCCCGGCAATCCGTTAGGGGCCCGCGCCATGTATCTCGGCGGCACCATCTACCGCATCCACGGCACCAATGCCCCCGAGACCATCGGCAAGCGCGTCTCGTCCGGCTGCATCCGCCTGACCAACGACGACGTCACCGACCTCTATTCCCGCGTCAACGTCGGCACCAAGGTGATCGTGCTGCCGATGACGGAGCGCAGAGCGGATCTCGGCGCCGCGACGCGGTAA
- a CDS encoding glycosyltransferase family 4 protein: MRVLIATDAWHPQVNGVVRTLTSLANAAKALDVEIDFLTPEGFPSWPLPTYPGLRIALPSGKEIARRIEKAAPDALHIATEGPIGWAARAYCRRNRLAFTTSYTTRFPEYVSVRTGIPASVGYAVLRHFHDAAAMTMVATPSLRQELSERGFKRLGFWTRGVNTELFHPDHPAKLDLPGPIFMTMGRVAVEKNLEAFLSLDLPGTKVVVGDGPQKAALEKKYPDVVFLGEKKGADLTSHLAVADVFVFPSLTDTFGVVQLEALACGTPVAAFPVTGPKDVIADHPIGAIDHDLRAACLRALTMSRETCRNFALERSWENSARQFVGNLTSLQPSRVLRASPRMARRPVRG, translated from the coding sequence ATGCGGGTATTAATCGCGACTGACGCCTGGCATCCGCAGGTCAACGGCGTGGTGCGGACGCTGACCTCGCTGGCGAACGCGGCCAAGGCCCTCGACGTCGAGATCGACTTCCTGACCCCGGAAGGCTTTCCGTCGTGGCCGCTGCCGACCTATCCGGGCCTGCGCATCGCGCTGCCGAGCGGAAAGGAGATCGCGCGGCGGATCGAGAAGGCCGCGCCGGACGCGCTCCACATCGCGACCGAGGGTCCGATCGGCTGGGCCGCGCGCGCCTATTGCCGTCGCAACCGCCTCGCCTTCACCACCTCCTATACGACGCGCTTTCCGGAATACGTCTCGGTGCGGACCGGCATCCCCGCGAGCGTCGGCTATGCCGTGCTGCGCCACTTCCACGATGCTGCCGCGATGACGATGGTGGCGACGCCCTCGCTGCGGCAGGAGCTCTCCGAGCGCGGCTTCAAGCGGCTGGGATTCTGGACGCGCGGCGTCAACACCGAGCTGTTCCATCCCGATCATCCCGCCAAGCTCGACCTGCCGGGTCCGATCTTCATGACCATGGGGCGCGTGGCGGTGGAGAAAAATCTCGAAGCGTTCCTCTCGCTCGATCTGCCCGGCACCAAGGTCGTCGTCGGCGACGGTCCGCAGAAAGCTGCGCTCGAAAAGAAATATCCGGACGTCGTCTTCCTCGGCGAGAAGAAGGGCGCGGATCTCACGTCGCATCTCGCCGTCGCCGACGTCTTCGTCTTCCCGAGCCTGACCGACACGTTCGGCGTGGTGCAGCTCGAGGCGCTTGCCTGCGGCACGCCCGTTGCGGCGTTTCCGGTCACCGGACCCAAGGACGTCATCGCCGATCACCCGATCGGCGCGATCGACCACGATCTGCGCGCGGCCTGCCTGCGCGCGCTCACCATGTCGCGCGAGACCTGCCGCAACTTCGCGCTGGAGCGGTCTTGGGAGAACAGCGCGCGCCAGTTCGTCGGCAACCTCACCTCACTCCAGCCCAGCCGCGTCCTGCGTGCCTCGCCTCGCATGGCGCGGCGGCCAGTGCGCGGTTGA
- a CDS encoding class I SAM-dependent methyltransferase produces MAKIMNLDGTQQLDLTRGTVEQAYDRWAPVYDLVFGGVFAKGRQAAIAATNKIGGRVLEVGVGTGISLPLYAPNLRIFGTDISEAMLDKARQRVTEGKLKNVEGLAVMDAEKLEFPDDSFDVVMAQYVVTAVPNPEVALDEFARVLRPGGELIILTRVSADAGVRRFIEQKLQPVVRPLGFRTAEFAWSRYAKWLAGAKGIELAERRLIPPLGHFSLVRFRKVDVTKAA; encoded by the coding sequence ATGGCTAAGATCATGAACCTTGACGGCACCCAGCAGCTCGACCTCACCCGCGGCACCGTCGAGCAGGCCTATGACCGCTGGGCGCCGGTCTACGACCTGGTGTTCGGCGGCGTGTTCGCCAAGGGCCGGCAGGCGGCGATCGCGGCCACCAACAAGATCGGCGGCCGCGTGCTCGAGGTCGGCGTCGGCACCGGCATCTCGCTGCCGCTCTACGCGCCGAACCTGCGCATCTTCGGTACCGACATCTCGGAAGCGATGCTGGACAAGGCGCGCCAGCGCGTCACCGAGGGCAAGCTGAAGAACGTCGAGGGCCTTGCGGTGATGGACGCCGAGAAGCTCGAATTCCCCGATGATTCCTTCGACGTCGTGATGGCCCAATACGTCGTCACCGCCGTGCCGAATCCGGAAGTCGCGCTCGACGAATTCGCTCGCGTGCTGCGCCCCGGCGGCGAGCTGATCATCCTGACCCGCGTCAGCGCCGATGCCGGCGTCCGCCGCTTCATCGAGCAGAAGCTCCAGCCGGTGGTGCGTCCGCTCGGCTTCCGCACCGCCGAGTTCGCCTGGTCGCGTTATGCGAAGTGGCTCGCCGGTGCGAAGGGCATCGAGCTCGCCGAGCGCCGCCTGATTCCGCCGCTCGGCCACTTCTCGCTGGTGCGCTTCCGCAAGGTCGACGTCACCAAGGCGGCCTAG